A genomic window from Tolypothrix sp. PCC 7910 includes:
- a CDS encoding glycosyltransferase family 1 protein: MRVVIVRTMQEFSMDVYANGIISGLKTVRPDWEIVDLAPRNYDRTSSSLLLRFIKYYERFWRFPRLVKQQSADVFHIIEPAEAHIVYWLQKAAKTVVVTCHDLINFYYSGNLQGSVQLPLVSKNVWLFAVKGMKYADHIFSVSSVTAKDTTKLLNIEPAKITVTPNAVDPIFRQLSQSEIDSFYQNHSCNAQTTYLLNVGANHPRKNILTILKSLKILKQKEISFKFWKVGADFTDEQKQYIQEHQLENYITYFGKPDKKTLIEIYNAADILIAPSLHEGFGITILEAMACGTPVITSNTSAMPEVAGDAAILVNPQEPQAISEAVVRLHNDATYYQELVDKGLSRAKLFTWEKTAEKLAEVYEKLLANKN; the protein is encoded by the coding sequence ATGCGTGTAGTTATTGTTCGTACCATGCAAGAGTTCAGCATGGATGTCTATGCCAATGGTATTATTTCCGGGCTAAAAACTGTCCGCCCTGACTGGGAAATTGTGGATTTAGCACCGCGTAATTATGATAGAACAAGTTCTTCTCTTTTGCTACGATTCATCAAATATTATGAGCGTTTTTGGCGTTTTCCACGCTTGGTAAAGCAACAATCTGCAGATGTTTTTCATATTATTGAACCTGCAGAAGCTCATATTGTTTACTGGTTACAAAAAGCTGCTAAAACTGTTGTTGTCACTTGCCATGACTTAATCAACTTTTATTACTCTGGCAATCTTCAAGGTTCAGTGCAATTGCCATTGGTGAGTAAAAATGTCTGGCTATTTGCTGTCAAAGGCATGAAATATGCCGATCACATCTTTTCTGTTTCTAGTGTAACTGCTAAAGATACTACTAAATTATTAAATATAGAACCTGCCAAAATCACTGTAACTCCAAATGCTGTAGATCCTATATTTCGGCAATTATCTCAATCTGAGATTGATTCTTTTTACCAAAATCATAGTTGTAATGCTCAAACAACTTATCTCCTCAATGTAGGAGCTAATCATCCTCGTAAAAATATTCTGACTATACTTAAATCTTTAAAGATTTTAAAACAAAAAGAAATTTCCTTTAAGTTTTGGAAAGTTGGGGCTGACTTTACAGATGAGCAAAAACAATATATTCAAGAACATCAGTTAGAAAATTATATTACTTACTTTGGTAAACCAGATAAGAAAACGCTAATTGAAATATATAATGCTGCCGATATTCTGATAGCACCTTCGCTGCATGAAGGATTCGGCATCACAATTTTAGAAGCTATGGCTTGTGGGACTCCAGTGATTACTTCCAACACTTCAGCTATGCCTGAAGTAGCAGGTGATGCAGCTATTCTGGTAAATCCCCAAGAACCACAAGCAATCTCAGAAGCAGTAGTGCGATTGCATAATGACGCAACATATTATCAAGAATTAGTTGATAAAGGACTGTCAAGAGCTAAATTATTTACATGGGAAAAAACCGCAGAAAAACTAGCTGAGGTTTATGAAAAATTATTAGCTAATAAAAATTAA
- a CDS encoding glycosyltransferase: MTSSSLRVLFISHAYVVGVNQGKLNAIAQTGKFEVGLLAPSNWKALEWNRQFEVEKPYPNIKVYTAPVLFSGRGGAHVYTPWHLWQVLQDFQPDIVQVEEEVFSLCTFELAIWSRITGKPMAVFGWENMDRTLPIVRRWVRQFVMSTAKLMLPGNQDGANLLRQWGYTGLMEVMPQMGVDTQLFSPRSPENKNEEFHIGFLGRLVPEKGVDTIFGAARLLKEKGLNTRIIICGSGSHEEALKQEAQKQQIADLLVWRGSVRHEQAPEEISKFDVLVLPSLTATTWKEQFGHVLIEAMAMGVPVVGSSSGEIANVIGRSDLIFPEGESEGLAAILERMIRNPNWRQELKQHGIARVYQNYSHEKIAERLINLWQPLIRQTSIHTYAMNKS, encoded by the coding sequence ATGACAAGTTCATCGCTACGTGTACTTTTTATTAGTCATGCTTATGTAGTTGGTGTAAACCAAGGTAAGCTAAATGCGATCGCCCAAACCGGTAAATTTGAAGTTGGCTTACTAGCTCCTAGCAACTGGAAAGCACTAGAGTGGAATCGCCAATTTGAAGTAGAAAAACCATATCCCAACATTAAAGTTTATACAGCACCTGTACTTTTTTCTGGGCGCGGAGGTGCTCATGTCTATACACCTTGGCATTTGTGGCAAGTTCTGCAAGATTTTCAACCTGATATAGTGCAGGTTGAAGAAGAAGTCTTCTCACTTTGTACTTTTGAGTTAGCAATTTGGAGCAGAATCACAGGCAAGCCAATGGCTGTATTTGGCTGGGAAAATATGGATCGCACCTTACCTATTGTGCGTCGCTGGGTACGTCAATTTGTCATGAGTACAGCCAAATTGATGCTTCCAGGTAATCAAGATGGAGCTAATTTATTACGGCAATGGGGCTATACCGGACTCATGGAAGTTATGCCACAGATGGGTGTGGATACTCAATTATTTAGTCCGCGATCGCCTGAAAATAAAAATGAAGAATTCCACATAGGATTTCTGGGCAGATTAGTTCCTGAGAAGGGTGTCGATACTATATTTGGTGCTGCACGACTACTGAAAGAAAAAGGACTCAATACCCGGATTATTATTTGTGGTTCCGGTTCCCATGAAGAAGCGCTCAAACAAGAAGCTCAAAAACAGCAAATAGCTGATTTATTAGTTTGGCGCGGTTCAGTCCGTCATGAGCAAGCACCCGAAGAAATTAGTAAATTTGATGTTTTAGTCCTGCCTTCCTTAACTGCTACTACATGGAAAGAGCAATTTGGTCATGTTTTAATTGAAGCAATGGCAATGGGTGTTCCTGTAGTAGGCTCTAGTAGTGGTGAAATCGCCAATGTTATTGGTCGTTCCGATCTGATATTTCCAGAGGGGGAATCAGAAGGATTAGCAGCAATTTTAGAGCGAATGATTCGCAATCCAAATTGGCGGCAAGAGTTAAAGCAACATGGTATAGCTAGAGTTTATCAGAATTATAGCCATGAAAAAATTGCTGAACGTTTAATCAACCTTTGGCAACCTCTAATCCGACAAACTAGTATTCATACTTATGCTATGAACAAAAGTTGA
- a CDS encoding glycosyltransferase family 2 protein, translated as MEEKKSYPLVSVIINNYNYGRFLAEAINSVLNQTYQNIELIVVDDGSIDNSREVIASYGETIISVLKENGGQASAINQGFAASQGEIVIFLDSDDILLPEIVQSVVTAFESQSNVAKVQYRLQKINAIGQLTEEIVPAKHWHMPTGDLREHILKVPNYVWPPTSGNAFASVALHQILPMPESIFRVAVDIYLNDLAVMFGLLISLDEVGAYYRMHGDNDSKNLKTVNLNILREDSQRFYAVHSKRKEILKKLSPHKVIDTESKDLKLIMGKIISLKLDPANHPFQDNLFLLCLRGFIYSVFNIFNPQERWHVELLMSVWFILMFFAPKPMAQYLADNLLHAEKRNGLMNKLRTIVQMVG; from the coding sequence ATGGAAGAAAAAAAATCATATCCTCTAGTAAGCGTCATCATTAATAATTATAACTACGGAAGATTCCTAGCTGAAGCTATTAATAGCGTCTTGAACCAAACTTACCAGAATATTGAACTGATTGTAGTAGATGATGGCTCTATAGATAATTCCCGAGAAGTCATTGCTAGCTATGGAGAAACCATTATTTCAGTACTCAAAGAAAATGGTGGACAAGCTTCAGCAATTAATCAAGGATTTGCAGCATCTCAAGGAGAAATTGTTATCTTTTTGGATAGCGATGATATTCTACTGCCAGAGATTGTTCAAAGTGTAGTCACAGCTTTTGAAAGCCAGTCAAATGTTGCAAAAGTACAATACAGGTTACAAAAAATTAATGCTATAGGTCAACTTACAGAAGAAATTGTACCAGCTAAACACTGGCATATGCCAACTGGTGATTTGAGAGAACATATACTGAAAGTTCCTAATTATGTTTGGCCACCTACAAGTGGAAATGCTTTTGCATCTGTAGCGCTTCATCAAATACTTCCAATGCCTGAATCAATATTCAGAGTAGCAGTTGACATATATCTAAATGACTTAGCCGTCATGTTCGGTTTATTAATATCTTTAGATGAAGTAGGCGCATACTATAGGATGCATGGAGATAATGATAGTAAGAATTTAAAAACTGTTAATTTAAATATTTTACGAGAAGATAGCCAAAGATTTTATGCAGTTCATTCTAAAAGAAAAGAGATTTTGAAAAAGCTATCTCCTCATAAAGTTATTGATACAGAATCTAAAGATTTAAAATTGATTATGGGGAAAATAATATCTTTGAAACTAGATCCAGCAAATCATCCATTTCAAGATAATCTATTTTTGTTATGTCTTCGGGGATTTATTTACTCGGTATTTAACATATTTAATCCTCAAGAGCGTTGGCATGTAGAGTTACTTATGAGTGTTTGGTTTATCCTGATGTTTTTCGCCCCCAAGCCTATGGCGCAATATCTTGCAGATAATTTACTACATGCAGAAAAAAGAAACGGCCTAATGAACAAGTTGCGTACTATAGTGCAGATGGTTGGATAA